A stretch of DNA from Aciduliprofundum sp. MAR08-339:
AATAATTCTGGCTGCACCATTAACCTTTCTCTCAAGTCTAGGAAACTCAATACTCAGGGGAGAGGGAGATACAAAAAGGGCAATGTATGTCATGCTCATCAGTTCATTACTCAACATGGTTCTTGATCCAATTTTCATATTTGGTCTGGGAATGGGAGTTGTTGGGGCTGCCGTGGCCACGGTCATATCTATTGCCGTATCTGCCACCGTAATAATGTACTGGCTCCTTGTGAAAAGGGATACCTACGTGCAGCTCAAACTCAGATACTTTCACAGGGACTGGGGAATTATGAAAGAAATTCTGGGAGTTGGATTACCATCCTCATTGGCTCAGATTTCCATGTCCCTAACAATGATTTTCCTAAACACCATCGTGATAATGGCAGGCGGAGATTATGGCATGGCCGTATTTTCCGGAGGTTGGAGGGTGGTGATGCTGGCCATAGTACCCATGATGGGCATAGCTGCCGCCGTAACCTCGGTGTCCGGAGCTGCATTTGGAGCTAAAAACCCGAGGAACCTCAAAATTGGATACTTTTATGCAATAAAAATAGGGACGTTGATAGGCATATTAACCGGGTCTATAATTTGGATATTTGCTCCTCAGCTCACGTATCTTTTCGCCTACTCTGAAAGTTCAGCATATCTCGCACCTGGGATAATAGAATTCCTTCGCTACATAGTGTTTTACTTTCCGTCTGTGGCTTCTGGCATGCTGACATCAAGCATGTTCCGGGGCATAGGTAAGGGAACCTATTCTCTTGCACTTACAGTACTTAGAGCCATAGTAATGCAGATATCTCTGGCATATCTATTTGGAATAGTGCTTGGATATGGCCTTCCCGGCATCTGGGCAGGTATAGTGGTTGCAAACATAACAGCCTCCACCATTGCGCTTCTCTGGGGGAACTCCGTGATAAACAAACTTAGACGCACAAGGATGAAATAAATTCGGAAGACCATGGCAAAACTATTTATATACACTCCCCCTTCATTTTGGGCAGGTGTTGAAATGAAGGACCGGAATGGTGTGGAGGATATGGGTGAAACCCCAATGGGACTGAATGTTCTATCCATTCTTTACATCGTTGAAGGCATATTCTGGCTTATTTATCCAGTATTCTACGCCTTTTTACTGGCAGGCTATCTGCAGGAGTACTATGGACACGTTCCTCTGGGCCATCTCTTCGCAAACACAATATGCTGCTGGATAGGATCAATAATAATTGCGAGCATATACTTCGGAATCGCCGCAGGACTCAAAAAGGGTATGCCCAGTGCATGGATCTGGGCCATAGTATTTGCCATAATTGGACTGTTCAACGTTCCCATTGGAACAATAATATCCATAGTGATTCTTGTGTATCTTTTCACGCCGAACGTTAAGGAGTGGTTCAAGAAAGGCGGAGAGAAGCAGCAGAAAATGATGGATGAAATGCAGAAGAAACGTGAGGAGGAAAGGAACAGAAAACAATAAAAATATCTTCCATTTTTCGTTAAACCTTTTAATAATTGCATCCCTTTGAGGATTCTATGAAATGCAGCAAATGCAATAAGGACGCCATAACTGAGATAAGATATGCCGGAACTCACCTGTGCAAAGATCATTTCTTACAGTTCATAGATAGAAAGGTCAAGAGGGAAATAAGGGAGCAGGCCCATTTTAAAAAGGATGATAGGATACTCATCGCGGTATCTGGCGGGAAGGATAGCATGCTCACTCTCTACCAGATGCACAAAATATTTGGAAATTGGAGGGATCTGGAGCTCCTTGCCGTGACTGTCGATGAGGGTATAGGAGATTTCAGAAGAGAATGCGCAAAGATAGCAAAAAAATACGCCAATGACCTTGAAATAGAGCACAGCACGATCTCATTCAAGGAGTACATAGGCATAACAACCGATGATGTTGTCCAGGTTGATAAGGAACTGAAACCATGCACATACTGTGGAGTCTTTCGAAGAAAGGTGCTCAACATGTACGCCAGGGAAATAGGAGCAAACTACCTTGTACTGGGATTGAACCTTGACGATGTGGCCCAATCCATAATCATGAACATAACCAGAGGCGATAACGCCAGATTGAGCAGGTTGGCACCCCATAAAAAAATAAGAGAGGGATTCATACCCCGTATCATTCCCCTGAGAAAGGTTAGAGAGGAGGAAGTGAGATTGTACGTGAAACTTGCAGACATACCCTATCATCCTGGAAGATGCCCATACGCCCCTCTTGCCATCAGAGACCTTTACAGGGAATTTTTAGATAAATTGGAGAGTAGAGATCCCGCAGTGAAATTCTCCATTTTGAACTTCTTTGACGAGATAAAGCCGTACATTGAAGAGAAGTACAGAGCCAAACTTCACCCATGCAAGATATGTGGAGAACCCACCACAGGAGAGATATGCAAGGCATGTGAATTGAAAATGAGATACGAAACTATGAGTAAAGAAGTTCAATGGCATTGAGCAACTCTGGTACGGTAACTATATCTTCCACAGTGGCACCGCTGGCCTTCCTATGTCCTCCGCCTCCGTAGAACTTTGCAATTTTAAGCACATCCACATCAGTATGAGTCCTGAACTCCATTTTTGTGGCCGGATGGTACCTTCCAACCCTGTGAATCAAAACAATAAGCATATCAAATGGCCCTTTATCGGAATCTGCAAGCATGTTACTTATCACATAAACCGGCACAGGTTCAAGCGTTTCAAAGACCGCCACCTTCAAATTTTTCACAATGAATATTTTTATATCCCTATCAACCCTATTTTTCAGGTCTTTCAGCCATTCTTCATAATTTTTTACAATCTCGTTGTACTGTTCAAGCACTGAGAAATCCTCCTTCATGAGTTCCTCAGCAAGTTTGTACAGTTTCTGATTCAATTCTCTCCCAGAATACTTCCATCTCAGGGCCCCAATGGTTGTCCTTACACGCTCTGCCATTTCATCCTCAACTGCATTTGTATCTATCTGATTGGCGATTTCCACGAGGGGAGAGGATATTCCAAAAAATTCAGAAACAACCTGGGCCGCACTCTTGGCTTTGCTATCTATGTGAATCTTAACATGATGCAATTCTATCTCGGGTTTCCATTCATGATGATCTATCCACACAACCCTATCGTATATTGCTGCAGCGTAGATTGCGCGATGCTCTCCTGCCATATCAAATACATAGAGCTCTCCCAACACCTTTTTTCCACTGACCGACCTGCATATGGTATCCCTTAACTGCACAGGAGATGTGAAATAGGCACGGACCCTGGCACCACCTATCTTCTTCAAAAATAGAGACAGGGAGATCACACCATCCGCGTCCATATGTGTCATCACTGTTATCATTCCAACACCATTTTGAAATTATCTAGCTATAAGAGCGCGAATCCTGTCCCCCGCATTCTCCGCATGGTTGGCTATGTCTCCCAGCAAAAACACGAGTTTTGTAAGATGAAAAAGAGCTGCCGCTGATATGCTGTCCTCCCTTGCAAATATCTCACGGGTCAATTTTCTCTCAATTATATCACTCTCATGCTCTATTCCGTGAAGTTCATGCACTATTTTCTTCGCATTTTCCCTTTCCTTCTCAAGGAAAGAAGATTCTATCACGAGATTCAGAGCATTTATTGCCTTCTTGCAAGTTTGAATGGACTCCAGGGATTTTTCAAATAGGGCTTCAAAATCACCCTTCAATCCCTCAGGTATGGGTTTCTTCCTCATAGATAGCCACTCTGTAACATCCTGAATTAGGTCAACAACCTTATCCATTTCGGTGAGAAGAGCGAGAAATACTCCCCTGTCAACCGGCATCCATACACCCTTTGGAAGGTGGTTACGTATGTTGCTCTTTATGTAATCTGCCTTTAACTCAAGTTCTTCAATTTTCTTCCTTTTCTCTTCAAAATCATCGTAATTTCCCTTCATATAATCATCAAATGCCACCCGAAGCAATTTTGCACTCTGCTCCACTATATCAGCATGGTCAATAAGCGCCTCAAACGGAGATTTTCGCAACGTCTCGATTATTGGAGTTCTTATGAACCTCATCTTACATCACCCCCAAGAATATATACCTTAACAATAAAAATATTCCTGCCGAAAATATCATGGCCACGGGAAGTGTAAACACCCAAGAGAGGAGTATGTTTTTTATAACCCTGTAATCTACGCTGGCTATTCCCCGGGCAAAACCCACGCCCATAACCGAGCCAACTATGACCTGAGAAGTGGATACTGGCATACCGAGCTTTGAGAACACCAGCACAGTAAACGCTGCAGCCAGCTCGGCCGCAAAACCCCTGGTTGGCGTGATTTCAGTTATTCTCTTTCCTATGGTTTCAATGACCTTGTATCCCCATGTGGAGATACCTATCACAATGCCAAATCCTCCAAGAACCAGCACCCAGAGAGGAATTGTGACATGGGAGCCTATGGCAACTCCGTTGTAGATATCCACTATGGTTACAAGCGGACCCACGGAATTGGCAACATCGTTGGCACCGTGGGCGAAGGCAACACTTGCAGCGGTCATAACCTGCAGATACACAAAGAATTTCTCAAGTTTCTTGTACTTATCACCATCTGCATAATCGTACTTGTATCTCCTTAGAAGAATGAATCCTATCACCATTGCCACCAATCCTGCAATGGCGGAGAGAAGGAGAGAAAACCAGAGACCATAATCCAGTCCAATGTTCTTGAGTCCCTTAAAGAGAATCGCCATGGCTATGAGCATCGCGGTGAGAAAGATGAAGAACGGCATGACTATCTTTGCTTCCTTTATGGGATCATCCTTCGCAAATATGGTTTTCTTCAAAATCATGAAAAATATATAGGCCATAAGTGCACCAAGAAGGGGAGAGACAACCCAACTAGCGGCTATATCTCCCACAACGCTCCAGTGGATCAGCTTTATGTTTATTATTATGGCAAAACCCATAACCGCTCCCACAATGGACTGGGTTGTGGATACTGGAAGGCGAAGATACGTAGCAATTGTTACCCAGAGCCCTGCTGCAATAAGTGCTCCAAACATCCCCACCATAAGCACATAGGGATCCAAAAGGGTAGGATCAACAATACCCTTTGCGATTGTATTGGTCACATGCTTACCCACAAGAACCGCACCGAGAAACTCAAAGGTAACTGCAACCATTATGGCACGTTTGAGCGTTAGGGCACCACTTCCAACAGAGGTACCCATAGAATTGGCAACGTCATTGGCACCAATGTTCCAAGACATATACAGAGAGGCCAAAATCCCCAGGATCAGTATCAGTTCTAATAGCATAATTGGGTATGCTGAACTCATTTAAAAAAATTTCTGCCTATGTATTAATATGCAATCGTCTCAAAAACCTCAAAGATTCTTCCCTGGGAAATGCCAGTTTCTCTGGCAATTTTGAGAATAAAGCATATTCCATCTCTCCCCCTTTAATGTCTTTCACATCCGCGGCAAAGACTATCATATCTGAACCCTCTTCAACGATCCTCATATTTTCAAGAACAAGTCCAGCCTCTTCCCAGGCTTCCCTCACCGCGGCTGCTTCGGGAGACTCATTTTCCTCCACCTTTCCACCCGGAAATTCCCAGCCACGCTTTGGATTGTACACCATGAGGAACTTTCCATCTCTCACAGGCACGACAACAACGATCATCATATCACGTAAACCATGTTCTCCGTTCTTATTATTTTCACCCTCTCACCAGATCTGTGCTTCCTGTAACTTATTGCCTCAAGGGTCCGGTAATCTCCATCCATAACCTGAACCTCATTGCCCTGTGAGAATATAACCATGGCCTCTTCAAGTTCATCCCTCTTCTTTATAACCCTTATCTCGTGCTTTCTCACATCCACAGATTTTTCTTTTCCATCATCCAGGGAGATCATCTTGACATAATGGCTAGATACATGCTCAACAAGATAGTATTTCGATTGCATCTCAACCACATCTCCCTCCCGATACTCTGGAAGACGTACTGAATAGGTCATGCGGTAAACGTCCTTTCCATCCTTCCTGCCAACAATGTGTGGCGAGGATTTCAAAGTTGCTCCGTATTTCCTGCACATCTCGTCGGCAACCTTCTTTGCCTCACGTTTGTCACTTATGTAAATATCCCATCCCCCATGTTTACCCTCCTCCTTGGTGATAAAGAGATTTTCATTTTTCTGAGCGTAAAATGCAAGACGCTCGTGGGCAAAATTTACAATATCATGAAGTTCTCCATCTCTAAGACCACGAATCTGCAATATGGCTTCAAAATAATTGCCAAAGTACCTGTTACATCTCGGGCAGGATTCGTATTTAACCAAGACTTCAGATACATGCTCTTCATCAACTTCCAGATCTTCGTACTTAATGTGAAAGAGCACATCAACAAGTTTTCCATCATTTTCTTCACGCACGTTGAAATCAAAATGTATTGAGTCGCAATCGTGGAGTACGTCCATATTTCTCTCTATCAGCTCCCTTATGATGTCGTCCTCTTCCATTCTCCTCCATTCGCCCTTGAATTTAACCGCTCCGCAATGGGGACACCGTACAATCTCCATATGCCCGGGTAAGTCGGTGAACTTGACCTTTTTCAAAAAACATTCTTCACACAGGCCCTCGTACTTGGCTTCCCTCTTTCCACACTCTATGCAGAGCATTAATTCTCCTATGGCTCATCCATTAAAAAATTTTCTTAACCAATGTAGCCCAGATCCTCATGGCGCTCCTCTTCCTTTTGCTCTTCCTTTATCTGGGAGGTGATCTCTGTGATCTCCTTTGACCTAAGCTCCATCTCCTCAAGATCAAGACTCAGATTAAAGTACCTGTCCACTATTTTTAACACGTTGAGGGCACTCTTTGGATCCGAGAAATATCCGGAGGTCTCACCCATAAGGCAAACACCGCGCATATCAAATGCCACTGAACCGAGGCCCAGAAGCAAACCTGCAGCACCCACAATGCCCCCTGAAGGGTCCGAGGGTGAGAAATAAACCCCGTATTCTTTCATCTCCTCCACCATCTCCATATCTGTGGCGGCTCCGAACACGCGTGGCTCTTCAACAAGATTCCCCGTTCCGTACCCACCCAGGGTGAATATCAATTTTGTTCCTAATTCCTTTGCAATCTCAAGCACTTTGTAGGAGAGTTCGTACTGTCCCTCCGCATTCATACCCTGATAATCTCCCACAAGGATGATCAGATCCCTTCCATTGGGATTCTTATGATAGTACATCTCATTTTTCACCAGATAAAGTGTGCCATCGCCCTTCATAAGTACCTGGGGAGGAAGATACTTGGAGTATATCTCAACAAACAATTTAGCCTGAAGTTTTTCTTTCAGATACTCGGCTGAGATCTTGCCAACGTTCCCAACCCCGGGAAGACCTTCAATCAGAACCGGTTCGTTCAACTGTGGCTTTTCAAGGTACTTAACTATGATTGGTTCCATATCTTTCCACCTCTTTCTTTAGCATTCTCCTGTACTTTCCGTACCTGTCTTCAGGAGAGAATCTTGGAGGAAGCGCTTCCAATGTCTTCTCACCGCATTTCGGACAGTACAATTTAAGAGTGTATGTGCCGCATTTTGGGCATTTTCTTATTAGGGTGTGCATTTTCACAACCTTCTGTGGTACTCTCCTTCACCACCCAATTTTGAAAACTCTTCAATGGCCCTTTTTGCCAGTGCCTGCAATTTCTCCTCGGCAGTTTTGTAATCCTCTGCCTTAACATTTATCCTGTACCTAGGGGCACCCATATAGGTAACGGTAACATCCTCCTCCTCAATCTCCTGCAACACCTTCTTTATGTGCTCAATACCATCTGGTGCCGTGGTTGTGAGTTCCAGATAGCCGGATATGCGCACATATGGAGGAGTTATGTTCTCCTTGGCCACCTCTATAAACGTATCAATCCAATCTCCATCAAATCCCTCTTCCTTCAAAACATCCTCATTTATTGCGGCCTCTTCAAAGGCGGCAAACAACGTGCCAAAATGATTAATAAGTTCATATCCAAACTCATTGTAACATTCATCCACACTCCTTCCAAGTCGCTGGGCCACAATTTCAAACAATTTCTGAGCCTTTTTCTCATTTTTCCATTCCTGAATCTTCTCGCGCTTCTGATGCTCATTCACGCGCTTTAAACTCAAATCAATGTGCCCACGGGATGGATCAACACGCAGAACCTTACAAACAACCTTCTGACCCTCACGAACGTGATCCCTTATGTACTTTATCCACCCGGTGGCAATCTCGCTTATATGGATAAAACCCTCCTTTCCCTCATATTCATCCAGGGTGACAAATGCCCCGTAGGGTTTTACAGTCTTCACGGTCGCGATTACAAATTCACCTGTCTCCGGGTATCCCTTTCTCACTTATACACCTCTATTACCTCAGCCTTTATGTCTGCCTTACCACCGGTGGGTACCGCAAGGGTGGCCCCGCAAATGTGGCATCTCACCACTATGCTTGCCTTTGAGTATATGATCTGCTCATGTCCGCAGTCGGGGCACTTGACCTTGACAAAACTCTTATCCTCAATCTTGACCATCATTTCACCTCCACCAGTTCAAATTTCTTGGCGCGGATCATAGGGGATGTGTGGGCGCGA
This window harbors:
- a CDS encoding MATE family efflux transporter, which encodes MNKANRNVALLLGDPKRAIIKLSIPIMIGGMVQTLYNFVDGIWVSGVGADSLAAVGLFMPFMMILSALAMGIGVGGSSAISRAIGAKNRSRAGNVAEHTLLMGTVIGVAVGYSMIPFLYRIFLAMGASSRVASLATSYGTVIILAAPLTFLSSLGNSILRGEGDTKRAMYVMLISSLLNMVLDPIFIFGLGMGVVGAAVATVISIAVSATVIMYWLLVKRDTYVQLKLRYFHRDWGIMKEILGVGLPSSLAQISMSLTMIFLNTIVIMAGGDYGMAVFSGGWRVVMLAIVPMMGIAAAVTSVSGAAFGAKNPRNLKIGYFYAIKIGTLIGILTGSIIWIFAPQLTYLFAYSESSAYLAPGIIEFLRYIVFYFPSVASGMLTSSMFRGIGKGTYSLALTVLRAIVMQISLAYLFGIVLGYGLPGIWAGIVVANITASTIALLWGNSVINKLRRTRMK
- a CDS encoding TIGR00269 family protein, with product MKCSKCNKDAITEIRYAGTHLCKDHFLQFIDRKVKREIREQAHFKKDDRILIAVSGGKDSMLTLYQMHKIFGNWRDLELLAVTVDEGIGDFRRECAKIAKKYANDLEIEHSTISFKEYIGITTDDVVQVDKELKPCTYCGVFRRKVLNMYAREIGANYLVLGLNLDDVAQSIIMNITRGDNARLSRLAPHKKIREGFIPRIIPLRKVREEEVRLYVKLADIPYHPGRCPYAPLAIRDLYREFLDKLESRDPAVKFSILNFFDEIKPYIEEKYRAKLHPCKICGEPTTGEICKACELKMRYETMSKEVQWH
- a CDS encoding DHH family phosphoesterase, encoding MITVMTHMDADGVISLSLFLKKIGGARVRAYFTSPVQLRDTICRSVSGKKVLGELYVFDMAGEHRAIYAAAIYDRVVWIDHHEWKPEIELHHVKIHIDSKAKSAAQVVSEFFGISSPLVEIANQIDTNAVEDEMAERVRTTIGALRWKYSGRELNQKLYKLAEELMKEDFSVLEQYNEIVKNYEEWLKDLKNRVDRDIKIFIVKNLKVAVFETLEPVPVYVISNMLADSDKGPFDMLIVLIHRVGRYHPATKMEFRTHTDVDVLKIAKFYGGGGHRKASGATVEDIVTVPELLNAIELLYS
- a CDS encoding TIGR00153 family protein, with translation MRFIRTPIIETLRKSPFEALIDHADIVEQSAKLLRVAFDDYMKGNYDDFEEKRKKIEELELKADYIKSNIRNHLPKGVWMPVDRGVFLALLTEMDKVVDLIQDVTEWLSMRKKPIPEGLKGDFEALFEKSLESIQTCKKAINALNLVIESSFLEKERENAKKIVHELHGIEHESDIIERKLTREIFAREDSISAAALFHLTKLVFLLGDIANHAENAGDRIRALIAR
- a CDS encoding inorganic phosphate transporter; this encodes MLLELILILGILASLYMSWNIGANDVANSMGTSVGSGALTLKRAIMVAVTFEFLGAVLVGKHVTNTIAKGIVDPTLLDPYVLMVGMFGALIAAGLWVTIATYLRLPVSTTQSIVGAVMGFAIIINIKLIHWSVVGDIAASWVVSPLLGALMAYIFFMILKKTIFAKDDPIKEAKIVMPFFIFLTAMLIAMAILFKGLKNIGLDYGLWFSLLLSAIAGLVAMVIGFILLRRYKYDYADGDKYKKLEKFFVYLQVMTAASVAFAHGANDVANSVGPLVTIVDIYNGVAIGSHVTIPLWVLVLGGFGIVIGISTWGYKVIETIGKRITEITPTRGFAAELAAAFTVLVFSKLGMPVSTSQVIVGSVMGVGFARGIASVDYRVIKNILLSWVFTLPVAMIFSAGIFLLLRYIFLGVM
- a CDS encoding NUDIX domain-containing protein, whose protein sequence is MMIVVVVPVRDGKFLMVYNPKRGWEFPGGKVEENESPEAAAVREAWEEAGLVLENMRIVEEGSDMIVFAADVKDIKGGEMEYALFSKLPEKLAFPREESLRFLRRLHINT
- a CDS encoding 60S ribosomal export protein NMD3, with the translated sequence MLCIECGKREAKYEGLCEECFLKKVKFTDLPGHMEIVRCPHCGAVKFKGEWRRMEEDDIIRELIERNMDVLHDCDSIHFDFNVREENDGKLVDVLFHIKYEDLEVDEEHVSEVLVKYESCPRCNRYFGNYFEAILQIRGLRDGELHDIVNFAHERLAFYAQKNENLFITKEEGKHGGWDIYISDKREAKKVADEMCRKYGATLKSSPHIVGRKDGKDVYRMTYSVRLPEYREGDVVEMQSKYYLVEHVSSHYVKMISLDDGKEKSVDVRKHEIRVIKKRDELEEAMVIFSQGNEVQVMDGDYRTLEAISYRKHRSGERVKIIRTENMVYVI
- a CDS encoding proteasome assembly chaperone family protein — translated: MEPIIVKYLEKPQLNEPVLIEGLPGVGNVGKISAEYLKEKLQAKLFVEIYSKYLPPQVLMKGDGTLYLVKNEMYYHKNPNGRDLIILVGDYQGMNAEGQYELSYKVLEIAKELGTKLIFTLGGYGTGNLVEEPRVFGAATDMEMVEEMKEYGVYFSPSDPSGGIVGAAGLLLGLGSVAFDMRGVCLMGETSGYFSDPKSALNVLKIVDRYFNLSLDLEEMELRSKEITEITSQIKEEQKEEERHEDLGYIG
- a CDS encoding RNA-protein complex protein Nop10 — encoded protein: MHTLIRKCPKCGTYTLKLYCPKCGEKTLEALPPRFSPEDRYGKYRRMLKKEVERYGTNHS
- a CDS encoding translation initiation factor IF-2 subunit alpha — protein: MRKGYPETGEFVIATVKTVKPYGAFVTLDEYEGKEGFIHISEIATGWIKYIRDHVREGQKVVCKVLRVDPSRGHIDLSLKRVNEHQKREKIQEWKNEKKAQKLFEIVAQRLGRSVDECYNEFGYELINHFGTLFAAFEEAAINEDVLKEEGFDGDWIDTFIEVAKENITPPYVRISGYLELTTTAPDGIEHIKKVLQEIEEEDVTVTYMGAPRYRINVKAEDYKTAEEKLQALAKRAIEEFSKLGGEGEYHRRL
- a CDS encoding 30S ribosomal protein S27e encodes the protein MVKIEDKSFVKVKCPDCGHEQIIYSKASIVVRCHICGATLAVPTGGKADIKAEVIEVYK